The Haloplanus sp. GDY1 genomic sequence AAAATCCAAAGCGACCAACAAACTTGCACAATACGACACCGATGACGCGGAGCGAGTGGGAACTGGACTTGAGACACTGGAAGATATCAACATTTTCCCCCACCCGAAGGCGATTCGGCAAGGAATCCATCAGGTAAACGACTTGGGCAACCGATCCGAGCGCGAGCGTGCGCTTCTAGACGATATATTCCAGCACGTGCCGATATGTTGGGACGGATGTACGTTCTGCGTCGACGACGATGAGGACTGCTCGTTCCTTCCATTCGATCGCCCGTTCCTAATCAGTCGGGATCTGGCGTATCGCGGTACCGAATACCTGCTGGAAAAGATTCGTGAACCCGAAACGTCGGGGAAGTCCCTACCGAACGATTTCTACGGTATCCTCTACGACGCATTTCTTGAAGCAGAGAGTACGGTTATTTTGGTCGTTCCGAAAATCGATCTGCAGGTGTTGGAGGACGTCGCCAAATTCGCTCAGGATTCAAGGGTCCAAGCCCGGTTCGTCACTACTGAGGACGCCTTTGAAACGCTGGACGAGTATGAGACAAGTCGAGTTGAAGACATCCTGGCGGACACCTCATTAGTCAGCCTATCGAAACGCAGCGGGCCTCTTGATCCGCAGATTGTGATGGATGGTATCGTGAGCATCACCGGTGACCTTCCATTCAACTACGACCGTACAAGCGTTGACAGCTCAGATCTCACTATTCGGCATGATCATCAAGAAATTACTGAGGAGCTTGAGGGGATAGGAATCTCTGTTAACAATGACTGAATAACCTTTATTGCACCTGAAATTCGGGGAAATAACTCTAACATCGTCTAGAACGCGGATTTTCATTCGATCACTTATCAAAGTAGTTATTATACACACGTAGAAAACGGAAGCTGCAGGAGCCCGCAGCCGGCACAGTTGTGGTCACCTTGCGCGACTATCGTCGCTCTCCCCAACTTATCCGGCCGTAGCAGGGTGCCTGCTTACTCCACCCACGAACTCATAGCTCTGCGTGTGGACTGCGGTGAATGTTTTTAAGTCAGGATTACAAATTGGACGCTCGGAAAGGTAGGAAACTGCACTAAAAACGGAAGCGGACTGTGCATTCGCTTCTATAGTGGCCGCGATTATAGTAGTTTCCCTAGCCAGAGTGACTACTCTACCGTGGCCCTCGGGGGGTGACAGCCTCCTGGTGTCAACCAATCAGAATCCAACCCAGCACGCTATGAAACACCAAAATTCGCCGCTGTCAGTGCCAGGCGGTGCACAGATGAACAATGACAGACGACAACCAGAACGAGTGCAAGTCTCGTTCCAAGATCGAACAAGACGCGATCAACCACATCGACGATGGCGCTGACGTCATCGAACTCGTCGCCGGCCTCGATTTCAGCCCGTATCAAGATCAGGGCGACACCTACGACGAGTCTGACGATTCCTTCCCCTTCGACCCGATGGTACGGGCACTCTTCCTCAAAGACCTCATGGGGTACACGGGGGTTGAGCTCCATACTCGACTGACCGAGAATCCAGATGAGGCAGCAGCGCTCGGCTTCGACGAAGTGTCTTCCCGGACGACGCTCGACCGAACTCCAGGAAGACGGCTGAGCGATGAGTTCCGTATCCAGATCCAACACACCACTCATCGCATCCTCGAGTACGCCCACGAGCAGGACAATCCAATCGGCCTGAAATCCCTCGAGCCCGACGAGAAAGACGACGTCTCAGAGCGCACTGAGGACCGCCACATCAAAGAGAAGACCCTCGAAGTATCCGAGGAGCTTCGCGGACTATTGTACGGTGCTGTTGACCTAGACCGCCCAGAGTCCGGCAGACAGTATTCGACGAGCGGACTCCTCGGCCTGGAGAGCGTCATGAGTACCGAGGCGTGTGCGGCCGGACAAGGCAGCGAACTCTACAACAACGCCCCAAAGGGCGTGAGTGCCCCCGACGGGGAGACGCTGCTCCATTACCTTAAGCAACTGGACGTCGAGGAGGTCTGTGAGATAATCCAGGCCGGTGTCGATGTCCAGTTGAAATCCGCACGGCGGCACCTCGAGTTCACTCGCCCCGCCGAACTCGCGATCGACATGACGTACGTCGCCTACTACAGCAACGATCGAGAAGCTCTGAACTACGGCGAAGACGACGACCAAGTCGTGGTGATGGGGGCACCCCCCTCGAAAGGCTACGATTGGTGCATGAAGTTCGCGACCGCCGCAATCGTCGGCGACAACGTCCAATTCATGCTCGCAGTCCGTCCCCACACCAAGGGCCAAGGAATCGGCGAACTGGTCCGCGAGCTCATTGCAGCAGCCAGCGAACACGTGAGCGTCCAGCGAGTGTACGCTGACGCCGAATTCTACGCCGTCGACACAATCCGAGCGCTCCAAGCCGCTCGCACTGACTTCGTGATTCGTGTGCCTGCGAACGAGCGCGTCAAGCGGTGGATTCGGCGCGCGAATCACGACGTCTGGGTCAAGAAAAACAAAACCATCTACGGTCGCACCCCCGAGAAATCGAATGGGGCGGTACGGGCCACGCACGTGGGCGTGCCGAAGCGCACGAACCCGGAGAAGACCGTCGTGTTCGCCACCAACAGTGAGGTCGACGACGAGATAGCGCTCGACCGCCGAGAAACCAAACGCAAAATCAACCGTTATCGGCGTCATTGGGGCCTGGAGACGGGATATCGCTGCATCACGGACTTCTTCCCGTGGACGACCTCGAAGGAGTATCAAGTCCGGTTGTTCCATTTCGGGTTCGGCATGTTGGTCTACAACATGTGGCGGCTCGTCGACTTCCTCGTCCAACTGGACCTTGACTCTGAGCAGCGCAGTAAACCGCGACTGAAAGCAAAGCGATTCCAGAACCTCGTCGCCCGAATCCTCAGCATGTACGGCTACCCACTCACGCCCGGTCGG encodes the following:
- a CDS encoding transposase, which encodes MTDDNQNECKSRSKIEQDAINHIDDGADVIELVAGLDFSPYQDQGDTYDESDDSFPFDPMVRALFLKDLMGYTGVELHTRLTENPDEAAALGFDEVSSRTTLDRTPGRRLSDEFRIQIQHTTHRILEYAHEQDNPIGLKSLEPDEKDDVSERTEDRHIKEKTLEVSEELRGLLYGAVDLDRPESGRQYSTSGLLGLESVMSTEACAAGQGSELYNNAPKGVSAPDGETLLHYLKQLDVEEVCEIIQAGVDVQLKSARRHLEFTRPAELAIDMTYVAYYSNDREALNYGEDDDQVVVMGAPPSKGYDWCMKFATAAIVGDNVQFMLAVRPHTKGQGIGELVRELIAAASEHVSVQRVYADAEFYAVDTIRALQAARTDFVIRVPANERVKRWIRRANHDVWVKKNKTIYGRTPEKSNGAVRATHVGVPKRTNPEKTVVFATNSEVDDEIALDRRETKRKINRYRRHWGLETGYRCITDFFPWTTSKEYQVRLFHFGFGMLVYNMWRLVDFLVQLDLDSEQRSKPRLKAKRFQNLVARILSMYGYPLTPGRVRPAASHN